The DNA window TCCCCAGGGAACTGATCACGGTCCTCGAGGGGTTCTTCGCGGTCGAGCAGTACGCGCCGGACTTCACCAGCAACCTGATTCACCTCGTGCGCCGCAGCCACGGCCGCTCGCACTTCCAGATGCGCTGGGGCAGCGAGGAGGAAAAACACGCGGACGCCTGGGAGAACGCCGTGCTGTTCAGCGGCCAGCGCAGCCCCAAGTGGATCGAGGAATACAAGGACCGCCTGAAATCCCAGACCTGGGAACTGCCGTTCCCGGACGCCATTCACAACCTCGTGTACACCGTGTTCCAGGAGCGCGCCACGCAGCTGAACTACCTGAACATGATGAAGATCGCGCAGGGCAAGAGCGAGAAACCGCACCTGAAAGGCGTGAGCGACCCGGTCCTCGCGAAGGTCGCGCAGACCATCGCCGTGGACGAGGCCGCGCACTACAACTTCTTCCTGGAAGGCGTGCGCATGTACCTGTACTACTACCCGGAACGCACCCTGAACGCCATCAAGAACGTCATCGGGCAGTTCAGCATGCCCGCCGCGACCCTGGTACCCAACTGGGAGCACTTCTACGAGACGGTGTACCGCGCCGGCATCTACGGCCCCCGCGACTTCCAGCGTGACGTGATGCAGGTCGCGTTCCGCAACATGGGCATCGAGAGCCGTAAGGCCCTGGAAGAAGGCATCCGCAAGACCCGCGAGGTCCCGGACTTCGACGGCGGGAACTTCAAGACGACCGCCATCTGGGACACCTTCGACTACGGCGCCGTGGAAGGCGACGTGAAACGCCTGCACGTGAAAATCCAGGACTACGAGAAGGAAATCGGCTTCGACCTGTACGACCCGACCGAATTCATCGAGAACCCGGAGAAACCCGCGCCCGCCCCCGCCGCCGACGACTGATACGGACTCCGATTGAATGGCTCATAAAGCCGTTCAATCCGAGCGGAGCGAGTAGGAGAGAAACGGGTTCCGGACGTGGAGTTGGCAACCCGGTACTGTTCCGGGTTGTCAACGAAACAAACGGAATCCATATGAACACAGCCCGCCTGAAGATGGAAGCCCGCCTGCGCCCTGTGCGTGTGGCGGGCTTCTGTTGTGCTGTTCAGGCCGCGCGGGTGGGCAGGGGGGTGCGGGGCGTGGCATGCTGGCCGTGTTCCCTCTGTTCCACCTGCGTTCCATGACTTCCTGCGGTTCTGTCCTGCGGTCCAGGCCCCCACCTTCCCCGAGCCTCCACCCTCCCCGAGTCCCTCTGCCCGACAAGGAGCCCGCGAATGACCACACCGACTCCACCCGCGCCGACCTCACCCCCGAACCCGGCGCTGGCCGCGCTGGGGTACGCGCCGGACGACCGCGTGGTGATCTTGCACGCGGACGAC is part of the Deinococcus seoulensis genome and encodes:
- a CDS encoding acyl-ACP desaturase codes for the protein MADVMPPNMLNDRPRTPAGLLSNAEKDRLIERGFLGLYRWYTARSQETRNWNPDRSFDWRALNQNLPRELITVLEGFFAVEQYAPDFTSNLIHLVRRSHGRSHFQMRWGSEEEKHADAWENAVLFSGQRSPKWIEEYKDRLKSQTWELPFPDAIHNLVYTVFQERATQLNYLNMMKIAQGKSEKPHLKGVSDPVLAKVAQTIAVDEAAHYNFFLEGVRMYLYYYPERTLNAIKNVIGQFSMPAATLVPNWEHFYETVYRAGIYGPRDFQRDVMQVAFRNMGIESRKALEEGIRKTREVPDFDGGNFKTTAIWDTFDYGAVEGDVKRLHVKIQDYEKEIGFDLYDPTEFIENPEKPAPAPAADD